In the genome of Thermovirga sp., one region contains:
- a CDS encoding transporter codes for MEGVATRGILSLVPVVVALFLAFRTKDAVFSLVIGCLLGVLLAGFDPATGLSKLFQSALGNADFIWVMMIEVAIGVMIAFYLRSGVIEGFAEWASTKIRSRRAASGFGWLLGIFIFFSDYFSPLFSGPIARPLTDKYKVSREMLAYLLDSGSAPVCTLVPISGWAVYIAGLLKGYGPIVTADEGMSVFIKAIPYNFYGWFAVILAGLFAFQIIPNFGPMKKAELRAMNEGKVIRDGATPLTGEEMDLIKPIPGKRVNLLVYLVVPVLIVISIALGTFLILGSTKILEAFFAGVMYQAVIMSFGGYFKGVKDGMDVAVNGIKAVLPAIMILALAYCINDISKTLGAQQFIISVTQGWMTAGMLPVVTFLTGALISFFTGTSWGTYAILTPFVLPLALNLSGGAINSVVLATVGAIVGGGCLGDHSSPVSDTTCLSSFGAASDHMDHVMTQLPYALTAAGLAVVMFLVIGFMG; via the coding sequence ATGGAAGGTGTAGCAACCAGAGGCATTCTTTCACTGGTCCCCGTCGTTGTTGCCTTGTTCCTTGCTTTCAGGACGAAGGACGCCGTGTTCTCCCTGGTCATAGGTTGTCTTTTGGGCGTTCTCCTCGCTGGCTTCGACCCCGCCACGGGGCTATCCAAACTCTTTCAGAGCGCTCTTGGTAACGCCGATTTCATATGGGTGATGATGATAGAGGTAGCTATCGGGGTAATGATTGCCTTTTACCTTAGATCAGGCGTTATTGAAGGTTTCGCCGAATGGGCATCGACGAAGATCCGCTCCAGAAGAGCGGCTTCCGGGTTTGGCTGGCTTTTGGGCATCTTCATTTTCTTCAGCGACTACTTCAGCCCCCTCTTCAGTGGTCCCATCGCCCGCCCACTGACGGACAAGTACAAGGTATCAAGGGAGATGCTTGCATACCTACTGGACTCGGGAAGCGCACCGGTGTGCACCCTCGTGCCTATATCCGGATGGGCCGTGTATATCGCGGGACTCCTGAAAGGTTATGGGCCTATCGTAACAGCTGACGAAGGCATGTCGGTCTTCATTAAAGCCATCCCCTACAACTTTTATGGGTGGTTCGCCGTGATCCTGGCTGGGCTTTTCGCGTTCCAGATCATCCCCAACTTCGGGCCGATGAAAAAGGCTGAACTACGCGCGATGAACGAAGGGAAAGTGATCCGTGACGGGGCGACACCCCTCACTGGAGAGGAGATGGACCTCATTAAACCCATCCCGGGGAAAAGGGTAAACCTCCTCGTCTACCTTGTCGTACCTGTCTTGATAGTGATCAGCATTGCTCTTGGCACTTTCCTTATCCTGGGCAGTACCAAGATACTGGAGGCCTTCTTCGCTGGGGTGATGTACCAGGCCGTGATCATGAGTTTCGGCGGTTACTTCAAGGGTGTCAAAGACGGAATGGACGTCGCCGTAAACGGGATAAAGGCCGTCCTACCGGCGATCATGATTCTTGCCCTCGCCTATTGCATTAACGACATCTCCAAGACACTGGGAGCACAACAGTTTATCATCTCCGTCACCCAGGGTTGGATGACCGCCGGTATGCTCCCGGTGGTTACCTTCCTGACCGGTGCCTTGATCTCCTTCTTCACAGGCACTTCTTGGGGAACCTACGCGATTCTCACGCCCTTCGTGCTTCCCCTGGCCCTGAACCTTTCAGGAGGAGCCATCAACAGCGTAGTCCTTGCCACGGTCGGAGCCATCGTGGGTGGGGGTTGCCTCGGGGACCATAGTTCGCCGGTCTCCGACACGACCTGCCTTTCATCCTTCGGGGCGGCTTCGGACCATATGGACCACGTTATGACCCAGTTGCCCTACGCTTTGACAGCCGCGGGGCTCGCCGTTGTAATGTTCCTAGTGATCGGTTTCATGGGCTAG
- a CDS encoding aspartate/glutamate racemase family protein, which yields MVKAGAPPKVGILCWEEGHVPRGLAQLESLKGNSTNPDTYDFPVRFCRVKGANIQTILESPDRKVLQEMIREARLMVSDGVRAITTSCGFNAIFQKELASSLDVPVFTSSLLLVPLVHAMLGPKAEIGVITAKKAALRKEHLEAVGIHEEIPLRLFGLEECPEWGKIFTDPDEDISLETVETEVTGTAREAIRQYPGIRTFVLECTDLPPFSESIRKTTNLPVFDFIGLVEMVARSL from the coding sequence ATGGTAAAAGCAGGCGCACCTCCCAAAGTTGGGATTCTCTGCTGGGAAGAAGGGCATGTCCCAAGGGGGCTTGCCCAACTCGAGTCATTGAAGGGGAACAGCACCAATCCTGATACCTACGATTTCCCGGTCCGATTCTGCCGGGTGAAGGGGGCCAATATTCAGACTATTCTTGAAAGCCCTGATCGAAAGGTTCTCCAGGAGATGATCAGGGAAGCCCGCTTAATGGTATCCGATGGTGTGCGGGCCATCACCACCAGTTGTGGCTTCAACGCTATCTTCCAGAAGGAACTGGCTTCGTCCCTGGACGTGCCGGTATTCACCTCGAGCCTCCTGCTGGTACCCTTGGTCCATGCGATGTTGGGGCCGAAAGCCGAGATAGGCGTCATTACCGCCAAAAAAGCTGCGCTAAGAAAGGAGCACCTTGAGGCGGTCGGCATCCATGAAGAGATACCCCTGAGGCTCTTCGGACTTGAGGAATGCCCCGAATGGGGTAAAATCTTCACCGATCCCGATGAGGATATCAGCCTTGAGACCGTTGAAACCGAAGTGACTGGAACAGCCAGGGAGGCTATCCGCCAATACCCCGGCATCAGGACTTTCGTGCTGGAGTGCACCGACCTGCCCCCCTTCTCGGAATCGATACGAAAAACGACAAATTTGCCTGTTTTCGATTTCATTGGCCTTGTGGAGATGGTAGCCAGATCCCTTTGA
- a CDS encoding saccharopine dehydrogenase — protein MKKILVLGSGRVSRPCVNYLGKLEGAVVHVAASSEKNLGRTVAGIPGAKTHVFDAESHSGKLIDEVNPDIVVNLLPPAFMVPIAKECLKKKIPLVHASYLDQEMRGLSKDVEAAGIPFITEMGLDPGIDHMSAARTIDRIRKEGGEVESFRSICGALPSADANTNPWGYKLSWAPASLIGASKRDARAMLDGKIFEWPGGKTYEHVYLEEVQGLGWFEIYANADSLPYLDIYGIPEARSIYRGTIRYPGWCETICKMNALGLFEENVMDMKGKTLKSFMAERASLERGTDLVSGLCEFLRLEPYSTVMLRFDWLGLLEDRPIPFAKGSPRDVVSFLFAEKLVFSKDEKDLVILQDEFVAAYKGEGRKKVFRSTLIDRGVPGGDSSIAKTTGLPPAIAARLILEGKIQTPGVHIPVLPEIWGPVLEELERLGISLKETITQI, from the coding sequence ATGAAAAAAATTTTGGTACTTGGCTCCGGCAGGGTTTCCAGACCCTGCGTTAATTACCTGGGGAAGTTGGAGGGAGCGGTCGTCCACGTGGCGGCTTCCTCGGAGAAAAACCTTGGTAGAACCGTCGCGGGTATACCTGGAGCAAAGACCCATGTCTTCGACGCGGAGAGTCACAGTGGAAAACTAATCGATGAGGTAAACCCCGACATTGTGGTCAACCTTCTCCCACCGGCTTTCATGGTCCCCATAGCGAAAGAGTGCCTGAAGAAAAAGATCCCCCTTGTCCATGCCTCCTACCTTGACCAGGAGATGAGGGGCCTTTCGAAGGATGTCGAAGCGGCGGGAATCCCTTTCATCACGGAAATGGGTCTCGACCCCGGAATCGATCACATGTCGGCGGCCAGGACGATAGACAGGATCCGCAAAGAAGGCGGAGAAGTGGAATCCTTCCGCTCGATCTGCGGAGCCCTTCCCTCGGCCGACGCGAATACCAACCCTTGGGGCTATAAACTCTCCTGGGCCCCGGCGAGCCTTATAGGCGCAAGCAAGAGGGACGCTCGGGCCATGCTTGACGGCAAAATCTTCGAATGGCCTGGCGGAAAGACCTACGAACATGTTTACCTCGAGGAAGTGCAAGGTCTGGGATGGTTCGAAATTTACGCCAACGCGGATTCCCTGCCTTACCTTGATATTTATGGAATTCCCGAAGCAAGGAGTATCTACCGCGGAACAATCCGATACCCGGGCTGGTGCGAGACCATCTGCAAGATGAATGCCCTGGGACTCTTCGAGGAGAATGTAATGGACATGAAGGGGAAGACTTTGAAGTCCTTCATGGCTGAAAGGGCAAGCCTTGAACGGGGAACCGACTTGGTATCGGGTCTTTGCGAGTTTCTCCGGTTGGAGCCCTATTCGACGGTAATGCTTCGATTCGACTGGCTTGGCCTCCTGGAGGACAGACCGATACCCTTTGCCAAGGGAAGCCCAAGAGACGTGGTTTCCTTCCTTTTCGCCGAAAAACTAGTTTTCAGCAAGGACGAAAAGGACCTGGTAATTCTGCAGGACGAGTTTGTCGCTGCTTACAAGGGAGAGGGCAGGAAGAAGGTTTTCCGTTCCACTCTCATTGATAGGGGCGTTCCTGGTGGGGATAGCTCCATAGCGAAGACGACAGGGCTGCCGCCAGCGATCGCCGCCAGGCTTATCCTCGAAGGCAAAATTCAAACGCCTGGGGTCCATATCCCGGTCCTACCCGAGATCTGGGGCCCTGTCCTGGAAGAACTGGAGAGGCTGGGCATCTCCCTGAAGGAGACGATAACCCAGATCTGA